The following nucleotide sequence is from Nitratidesulfovibrio termitidis HI1.
CACGCACAGCAGAAGAACCTTACGCATGGATCGCTCCTTGGTTACGGGTTGCGGGCGGCCCCGGCGGGCCGGGAAGGCGGCATCAGACGCCGAACCAGTGTACGACCGAGGGAGCGTGGTTCTGGTAGATGTGTTTGACCTCGGTGTATTCCTCAAGCCCCAGCCGGCCCAGTTCGCGGCCCATGCCGCTCTGCTTGTAGCCGCCCCAGGGCGCCTGGGTGAAATAGACGTTGAAGTCGTTGACCCACACCGTGCCAAAACGCAGGGCGCGGGAAACGCGGTGGATGCGGTCCGGGTCGCGGGTCCAGAATCCGGCGGAAAGCCCGTAGATGGTGCCGTTTGCCCTGTCCACGGCCTCGGCCTCGGTCTCGAAGCGCTCCACGGTGATCACCGGGCCGAAGACTTCCTCCTGCACGATGCGCATGGTGTGTTCGCAGTCGGTGAACAGGGTGGGTTCGTAGAAAAAACCCTTGCCCAGCGCGGGATCGGCGGGCCGCCCGCCGCCCAGCACCAGCCGGGCGCCTTCCTGCTGCGCCATGGCCACGTGGCGCTCCACCTTGTCCCGGTGCACGGCGGAGATCAGCGGCCCCATCTGGGTGCCGGGGGCCATGCCGTTGCCGAGCCTGATGCGCCGCATGCGCGCGGCCAGGGCCTGCACGAAACGGTCATGGATGGGGGCCTCCACCATCAGCCGCGCCCCTGCGGAGCATATCTGCCCGGCGTGGAAGAACACGGCGTTGAGGGCGTAATCCACGGCCACGTCGAAGTCGGCGTCGGCGAAGACGATGTTCGGGTTCTTGCCGCCCAGTTCCAGGGCGACCTTCTTCACGTTGTCCGCCGCCGCCCGGATGATGGATTTGCCGGTGACGATGCCGCCGGTGAAGGACACGAAGTCCACGTCCCGACTCTCGGCCATTTCGGCCCCCACCTCGGGACCGGGCCCGAGGACCAGGTTGACCACGCCCTCCGGAAAACCGGCCTCGTGGGCCAGTTCGACGATGCGGGCGGTGGTCAGGGGGGTGATTTCGCTGGGCTTCATCACCAGGGTGCAGCCCGCCGCCAGGGCCGGGGCCATCTTCCACGACGCCTGGAGCAGGGGATAGTTCCAGGGCGATATCTGGGCGCAGACGCCGATGGGCTCGCGCACCACCAGGCTGGTGCTGTCGGGCTTGGGCGACGCGATGACCTCCCCTTCGCCGCCGGTAAAGGCCAGACCGCCGAAGTAGGTGAAGATGTCGGCGATGTCGGCCATGTCCCAGCGGCTTTCCTCCAGGGTCTTGCCCGTATCCAGCGTTTCCAGTTCGGCCAGTTCCGGGGTCTTGTCGCGGACCAGGCGGGCCAGTTCCAGCAGCCTGGCCCCGCGTTCGGGGCCGGGGGTATGCGGCCACGGGCCGTGGTCGAAGGCCCGACGGGCCGCGGCAATGGCGTCGCGGGCGTCCTCGCGGTCGCTTTCGGCGGCCACGGCCACCACGGACTGGTCGAAGGGATTGATGATCTCCCGCACGGCGCCGGTCCTGGCATCCTGCCAGACGCCGTTGATGCAGTTCTTCGGCATGCGCATGCGTTACTCCTTACGAGCTTGCCGCGCCGGTGGCGGCGTGCCGGTGGAAGGGGGCGTCGGATGGCGCCAGGGGGGTGTTGCCCAGGATCAGGTCAGCGGCCTTTTCCGCGATCATCATGACAGGTGCGTAGATGTTGCCGTTGGTGATGGCGGGCATGACCGAGGCGTCCACCACGCGCAGGCCCGTCAGGCCGTGCACCCGCAGCTCCGGATCGACCACGGCCATGGGGTCCGTGCCCATCTTGCAGGTGCAACTGGGGTGGTAGGCGCTTTCGCCCTCGCGCGCCACGAAGTCCAGAATCTCCTCGTCGCTCTCCACGCCGGGGCCGGGGGCGATCTCCGCCCCGCGAAAGCGGTCGAAGGCGGGCTGGGTCATGATCCTGCGCGTGCAGCGGATGGCCTCCACCCACTCGCGCCGTTCCTGTTCCGTGGAAAGGTAGTTGAACTGTATGGCCGGGTGGGCCAGGGGGTCTGCCGACTTGAGCCG
It contains:
- a CDS encoding aldehyde dehydrogenase family protein, encoding MRMPKNCINGVWQDARTGAVREIINPFDQSVVAVAAESDREDARDAIAAARRAFDHGPWPHTPGPERGARLLELARLVRDKTPELAELETLDTGKTLEESRWDMADIADIFTYFGGLAFTGGEGEVIASPKPDSTSLVVREPIGVCAQISPWNYPLLQASWKMAPALAAGCTLVMKPSEITPLTTARIVELAHEAGFPEGVVNLVLGPGPEVGAEMAESRDVDFVSFTGGIVTGKSIIRAAADNVKKVALELGGKNPNIVFADADFDVAVDYALNAVFFHAGQICSAGARLMVEAPIHDRFVQALAARMRRIRLGNGMAPGTQMGPLISAVHRDKVERHVAMAQQEGARLVLGGGRPADPALGKGFFYEPTLFTDCEHTMRIVQEEVFGPVITVERFETEAEAVDRANGTIYGLSAGFWTRDPDRIHRVSRALRFGTVWVNDFNVYFTQAPWGGYKQSGMGRELGRLGLEEYTEVKHIYQNHAPSVVHWFGV